The Limnospira fusiformis SAG 85.79 genomic interval GTCGGTATCGAACTAGATTTAGACCTAATCCCCGTGCGAGAGACGGGAATGGTCCCTTATGAATATTTATTATCCGAATCCCAGGAGAGAATGTTATTTGTCGTCCACAAAGGACGGGAATCAGAATTAATTGAGATTTTCCATCGTTGGGGACTACAAGCGGTCGTCGCCGGAAAGGTGATTCCAGAAGCGATCGTGCGGATTTTGTTTAAAGGTGAAATCGCCGCCGAAATCCCCTCCACAGCTTTAGCTGATAATACCCCCATTTATCACCGGGAATTGATGTCAGAACCTCCCGAATATGCCCAAACCGCCTGGGCGTGGTCGCCGGAAACTTTACCCGCCACCACAGTATCAGGGATGGAAATAGAAAATCAACTGGTAACTTGGAATCAGGTATTATTGAATCTCTTAGATACCCCATCGATCGCCTCTAAGTCTTGGGTATATCGTCAATATGACCACCAAGTGCAAAATAATACCGTCATTGTACCGGGTGGCGCTGATGCGGCGGTGGTGCGGTTGCGCCCTCAAGAACCCATTGGCAATAATCCCGGTAAAATTTGGCCGGGGGTGGCTGCCACTGTTGATTGTAACGCCCGCCATGTCTATCTTGACCCCTACGAAGGCGCTAAGGCTGTGGTTGCAGAGGCGGCGCGGAATTTAAGTTGTGTCGGGGCTGAACCTGTGGCGGTGACGGATAACCTCAATTTTGGTAGCCCGGAACATCCTATTGGTTATTGGCAATTAGCACAAGCCTGTAAGGGCATTTCTGAGGGCTGTAAGGCGTTTTCTACTCCGGTGACGGGGGGGAACGTTTCTCTGTATAACGAGACTCTGGACGCGCAAGGAAAGCCACAGGCAATATATCCGACTCCGGTGGTGGGAATGGTGGGATTATTGCCAGATCCGGCTCTCGCTTGTGGTCAAAGTTGGCAACAACCAGGAGATTTGATTTATCTGTTGGGGGTGACTAATTGGTTGGCTGATGAGGATCATGGTTATATTACCCTGGGAGGATCGGAGTATTTGGCGGTAATACATAATCTGGTGGCGGGTAAGCCTCATAGGGTCGATTTTGACTTGGAACTAATGGTTCAAAAGGTTTGTCGCCAGGGAATTCGTAACGGTTGGGTGCGATCGGCTCATGATTGCGCTGAGGGAGGCTTGGCGATCGCTTTGGCAGAATGTTGCATTGGCAACCGATTGGGGGCTACCATTAACCTAGGGTTAACCTCAGATCCTTGGCAACGCTGGGATACGATCCTGTTTGGTGAGGGGGGAGCTAGGATTTTGGTTTCCGTTCCTACTCAACACCAGCAGGCTTGGGAGGGTTATCTGCAAGAAATCTGGGTGAGCGATCGCCAATTTTGGCATCACTTGGGTACAGTGACGGCAGTTGACTCGTCTTTGCAAATTCTAGCCGATGATAACACCAGTTTAATTGGGGTTAATGTGGCGGAAATGGCCGATCGCTATAATTATGCGATCGAGCGTCGTCTATCTTAAAATTCCCTCCGGGGGATTTGTTTATCAGCCTATCGGCGATCGCATCTCATTTGCTACCGATATAAGAGATAACTGATAATTGGTAATTGACAGTTATTAACTATCCTATCTCTTGCGGTTTTCACCAACTCAGTTAACATCACAAGATTACCATGATTCCTAATAAGTCCCATGTGACCGATGACCAGTTTCACACCGAGCTAATCCCCGATAAACCAGAGGAAGCCTGCGGTGTGTTTGGGGTTTATGCTCCCGGTCAAGATGTGGCAAAATTAACTTATTTTGGGCTATATGCTCTCCAACATCGAGGTCAGGAGTCAGCCGGAATAGCTACTTTTGAAGGGGAAGATCTGCATTTATATAAAAATATGGGACTGGTTTCCCAAGTATTTAATGAGTCTATTTTACAACAGTTAAAAGGTGATTTAGCCGTAGGTCACACACGCTATTCGACCACTGGCTCTAGTCGCATCGTTAATGCTCAACCTGCGGTTTCCGAAACTAGATTGGGACCTGTGGCTGTCGCTCATAATGGTAACTTAGTTAATACTGCTGAATTGCGGGAGGAAATGAGTAGACGAAAGTTTGATTTTGTCAGCACTACCGACACCGAATTAATTGCTTTGGCGATCGCTTCCGAAATTAATGGCGGTAAGGATTGGTTAGAAGCTAGTATTACCGCTTTTCAAATGTGTGAGGGAGCATATAGTTTGGCTATTGGTACTCCCGTCGGTTTAATGGGAGTCCGAGACC includes:
- the purL gene encoding phosphoribosylformylglycinamidine synthase subunit PurL, with amino-acid sequence MSMIAESPFSPEEIASEGLKPEEYEEIYQRLGRHPNKAELGMFGVMWSEHCCYKNSRPLLSQFPTSGDRILVGPGENAGVVDFGDGIHLAFKIESHNHPSAIEPFQGAATGVGGILRDIFTMGARPIAVLNALRFGSLEDPKTQPILLGVVAGISNYGNCFGVPTVGGDVYFDSYYSGNPLVNAMAIGIMETPEIVKSGAAGIGNPVLYVGSTTGRDGMGGASFASSELSEESIADRPAVQVGDPFLEKSLVEACLEAFKTGAVVAAQDMGAAGITCSTSEMAAKGGVGIELDLDLIPVRETGMVPYEYLLSESQERMLFVVHKGRESELIEIFHRWGLQAVVAGKVIPEAIVRILFKGEIAAEIPSTALADNTPIYHRELMSEPPEYAQTAWAWSPETLPATTVSGMEIENQLVTWNQVLLNLLDTPSIASKSWVYRQYDHQVQNNTVIVPGGADAAVVRLRPQEPIGNNPGKIWPGVAATVDCNARHVYLDPYEGAKAVVAEAARNLSCVGAEPVAVTDNLNFGSPEHPIGYWQLAQACKGISEGCKAFSTPVTGGNVSLYNETLDAQGKPQAIYPTPVVGMVGLLPDPALACGQSWQQPGDLIYLLGVTNWLADEDHGYITLGGSEYLAVIHNLVAGKPHRVDFDLELMVQKVCRQGIRNGWVRSAHDCAEGGLAIALAECCIGNRLGATINLGLTSDPWQRWDTILFGEGGARILVSVPTQHQQAWEGYLQEIWVSDRQFWHHLGTVTAVDSSLQILADDNTSLIGVNVAEMADRYNYAIERRLS